The following are from one region of the Paenibacillus sp. JZ16 genome:
- a CDS encoding sensor histidine kinase translates to MSIRIKLLLSYTGMLVISLLVFVLTASLFTIAATGDVHGVRDFYKVHYQINPLTEQEESIFLELKYLSKNEPDELQNKELLTEYDFKLRTVRAGLYVRRENDQVFVSNTMNQPELEANLPPYDLNNNQIRNTLNIGERFYAYAKYDFRYSDGAKGSVYVIRERSPFGEVTRKLLPILVLSLVGIVVVANVLLYRWITRSVVKPLDLLRHSAEHIREGNLQFSLDLHSKDEIGQLNETFENMRKRLHESIQLRLQDEENRKELISNISHDLRTPITNIKGYIEGIRDGVADTPEKMDKYVNIIYTKTIDLDRLVDELFLYSKLDLKQVPFMYEHVDIIGFIDDCIDEQRYVLEEKDILLEWKERPGDPVEVIADLEKLKRTVLNIIGNAQNFMDKKQKNIGVSIRLSPEWVTVEIRDNGMGIDPEAIPHIFERFYRAEPSRNSATGGSGLGLAIASQIIEGHGGTIWAESELGVGTSLNFTLKRANMKEAL, encoded by the coding sequence ATGTCCATTCGGATTAAGTTGCTGCTGTCCTATACCGGGATGCTGGTCATTAGCCTGCTGGTCTTTGTCTTGACTGCCAGTTTGTTTACCATTGCGGCTACCGGCGATGTTCACGGTGTTCGGGATTTTTATAAAGTGCACTACCAGATTAACCCGCTCACGGAACAAGAGGAGTCTATTTTCCTCGAATTAAAATATCTTTCCAAGAACGAGCCGGATGAGCTGCAGAACAAAGAGCTTCTGACGGAATACGATTTTAAGCTGAGAACCGTACGAGCAGGACTGTACGTCCGCAGAGAAAACGACCAGGTCTTTGTGTCCAACACGATGAACCAGCCTGAACTGGAAGCGAATCTGCCTCCATATGACCTGAACAACAATCAGATCCGCAATACCCTTAACATCGGTGAACGGTTCTATGCATATGCCAAATATGATTTCCGGTATTCGGACGGGGCCAAAGGGAGCGTGTACGTGATTCGCGAGCGAAGTCCATTCGGCGAAGTCACTCGCAAGCTGCTGCCCATACTTGTCTTGAGTCTCGTAGGCATCGTTGTTGTTGCGAACGTATTGTTATATCGTTGGATCACTCGCAGCGTGGTCAAACCGCTTGATTTGCTCCGACATTCGGCGGAACACATTAGGGAGGGAAATCTCCAGTTTTCTCTGGATTTGCATTCCAAGGACGAAATCGGTCAGTTAAATGAGACGTTTGAGAATATGCGGAAGCGTCTGCATGAATCGATTCAACTGCGGCTTCAGGATGAAGAGAATCGGAAAGAACTGATCTCCAATATCTCTCATGACTTGCGCACTCCCATAACGAATATTAAAGGGTATATCGAGGGCATACGCGACGGTGTTGCGGATACGCCGGAGAAAATGGATAAATACGTGAACATCATTTACACGAAAACCATTGATCTGGATAGGCTTGTGGATGAGTTGTTCCTCTATTCCAAGCTAGATTTAAAGCAGGTTCCGTTCATGTATGAGCATGTCGATATCATCGGTTTTATAGACGATTGCATCGATGAGCAGCGCTACGTGTTGGAGGAGAAGGACATTTTGCTGGAGTGGAAGGAACGCCCCGGTGATCCTGTCGAGGTCATTGCCGACCTGGAAAAATTAAAGCGAACCGTGCTCAACATCATTGGAAATGCCCAGAACTTCATGGACAAGAAGCAAAAAAACATAGGTGTCTCGATCCGGCTGTCTCCGGAATGGGTAACGGTAGAAATACGGGATAATGGCATGGGTATCGATCCGGAAGCGATTCCTCATATATTCGAAAGATTTTATCGTGCGGAGCCATCCCGCAATTCTGCAACAGGCGGCAGCGGCCTGGGGCTTGCCATTGCCAGCCAGATCATCGAGGGACACGGGGGTACCATCTGGGCGGAGAGCGAACTGGGCGTCGGCACCAGCCTGAACTTTACCCTCAAACGAGCGAATATGAAGGAGGCACTTTAA
- the treP gene encoding PTS system trehalose-specific EIIBC component — protein MAIDRKNVERIVEAVGGKDNIEAATHCVTRLRFALVDDSKVDSQALEANDLVKGQFSSQGQFQVVIGPGLVDQVYNEMMDITGGARVSKDEVKNIASKKQNPLQRAIKTLADIFIPILPAIVMAGLLLGINNLLTGPGIFYEGQSLIQVHPEWADVASIINLIASTAFTFLPVLIGWSAVRQFGGNPLLGIVLGLILVNPDLLSAYQYADAKLEGTVPVWNLFGFEVEKIGYQGQVLPVLVSAYILAKIEKFLNKRVHDSIKLLVVAPVALLVTGFLAFVLVGPITFAIGNVLTSGLVSIFDSFAALGGLIYGGLYALLVITGMHHTFLAVDIQLIGSEGGTFLWPMLALSNIAQGAAALAMMFIMKEQKAKGLAVTSSISAFLGVTEPAIFGVNVRHKYPFIFGMIGSGIAGVLLAVNNVLASSIGVGGIPGFLSIFPNQWGVFFLGMAIVLVIPFTGTLLFGRYQLSKQSRRTTEGNPAGSDATEQAVPAALNGSFQSESFDSYESANSPTMEAAQEAVVDIMAPIKGKVVPLSEVPDLAFADKQMGQGIAILPSEGKVYAPFDGQVAHLIKKSKHAIILTDTNGVQILIHVGINTVSLKGEGFTAHVETGAEISKGQLLLEFDMDRIQKAGLPVITPVIIPDGQEHIQKVTEFESEAFPGDTRVLQVTLGNGS, from the coding sequence ATGGCCATTGATCGCAAAAACGTGGAGCGCATTGTCGAGGCAGTCGGCGGAAAAGACAATATCGAAGCCGCTACGCATTGCGTAACCCGATTAAGATTTGCCCTTGTGGACGACAGCAAGGTGGACTCCCAAGCCCTTGAAGCGAACGATCTGGTGAAAGGGCAGTTCTCGTCCCAGGGACAGTTTCAGGTCGTGATCGGACCGGGTCTTGTCGACCAGGTTTACAATGAAATGATGGATATCACCGGCGGAGCGAGAGTTTCGAAGGATGAAGTGAAGAACATTGCGAGCAAGAAGCAAAATCCGCTGCAGCGGGCGATCAAGACGCTTGCGGATATATTCATTCCGATTCTGCCGGCCATCGTCATGGCAGGTTTGCTGCTTGGTATCAACAATCTGCTTACGGGACCGGGTATCTTCTATGAAGGACAATCGTTGATTCAGGTCCATCCCGAGTGGGCGGACGTAGCCTCGATTATTAATCTGATTGCAAGCACTGCCTTTACTTTCCTTCCCGTTCTGATCGGATGGTCGGCGGTAAGACAGTTCGGAGGCAACCCGCTGCTCGGGATTGTACTGGGTCTGATCTTGGTAAATCCGGATCTGCTCAGCGCTTACCAGTATGCCGATGCCAAGCTGGAGGGTACGGTTCCCGTCTGGAACCTGTTCGGCTTTGAAGTGGAGAAGATCGGTTATCAAGGCCAAGTGCTGCCGGTTCTAGTCTCAGCTTATATTTTGGCCAAAATCGAGAAGTTCCTGAACAAACGCGTCCATGACTCCATTAAGCTGCTTGTTGTGGCCCCCGTGGCCCTGTTGGTGACCGGTTTCCTCGCGTTTGTTCTGGTGGGACCGATCACGTTTGCCATCGGCAACGTCCTCACTTCAGGTCTTGTCAGCATTTTTGATTCCTTTGCCGCTCTCGGCGGCCTGATCTACGGCGGACTGTACGCGCTCCTTGTCATCACGGGGATGCATCATACCTTCCTTGCAGTGGACATTCAGCTCATCGGCAGTGAAGGCGGAACGTTCTTGTGGCCGATGCTGGCATTGTCTAATATTGCGCAAGGTGCCGCAGCGCTGGCCATGATGTTTATCATGAAGGAACAGAAGGCGAAAGGACTTGCCGTTACCTCTTCCATCTCCGCTTTCTTGGGGGTCACAGAGCCGGCCATCTTCGGGGTCAACGTTCGTCATAAATATCCGTTTATTTTCGGCATGATCGGATCCGGAATAGCCGGTGTGCTGCTGGCTGTGAACAACGTTCTGGCTTCATCGATCGGCGTGGGCGGGATTCCGGGATTCCTATCGATATTCCCTAACCAGTGGGGCGTCTTCTTCCTCGGCATGGCGATTGTATTGGTCATTCCGTTCACAGGGACATTGCTGTTCGGGCGTTACCAGTTGTCCAAGCAGTCTCGACGTACAACGGAAGGGAATCCTGCTGGCTCGGATGCAACAGAACAAGCTGTTCCAGCAGCATTGAACGGCAGTTTTCAGTCCGAGTCGTTCGACTCGTATGAATCGGCGAATAGTCCAACTATGGAAGCGGCTCAAGAAGCCGTGGTCGATATCATGGCACCGATCAAAGGGAAAGTGGTTCCCCTGTCTGAGGTGCCGGATCTTGCCTTCGCGGATAAACAGATGGGACAGGGCATTGCCATCCTCCCGTCCGAAGGAAAAGTGTATGCTCCATTTGACGGACAAGTCGCGCATCTGATTAAGAAGAGCAAACATGCCATTATTTTGACGGATACGAACGGAGTTCAGATCCTGATTCACGTCGGTATCAACACGGTCTCCTTGAAGGGAGAGGGATTCACGGCTCACGTGGAAACAGGTGCGGAGATAAGCAAAGGGCAGCTGCTGCTTGAATTCGATATGGATCGGATTCAGAAAGCCGGTTTACCCGTCATTACGCCGGTCATTATTCCAGATGGGCAGGAACATATTCAGAAGGTTACGGAGTTTGAAAGCGAAGCGTTTCCAGGCGATACGCGAGTGCTTCAGGTGACTCTCGGTAATGGAAGCTGA
- the treC gene encoding alpha,alpha-phosphotrehalase: MLNPETQSQDWWRTSTVYQVYPKSFNDTTGLGTGDIRGLMEKLDYIKGLGIDIVWLQPVYVSPQNDNGYDVADYCSIDPAYGMMDDFDKLVAELKKRDMHLMIDIVVNHSSTEHRWFKEAVSSRDNPYRDYYIWRDPAEDGGPPNNWQSKFGGPAWQYDEGSGQYYLTLFDKTQADLNWENEKVRAEVVDILTYWAEKGVSGFRMDVINLISKDPSFPDDDGSVAPGDGRRFYTDGPRVHEYIKELNEKVFKPYNLVTVGEMSSTILEHCIRYSNPEENEFSMTFNFHHLKVDYPNGQKWELKPYDFEELKRVLSDWQIGMQKGGGWNALFWNNHDQPRALTRFTNDGKYRTESAKMLATTLHGLQGTPYVYQGEEIGMPDPKWNDISEFRDIESLNMYTILQEQGKTPEEAAHIVKVRSRDNSRLPMLWNDGDQAGFTTGTPWIKIDERYPLINAQSEVENPQSIYHHYRKLIQLRKNLPVITDGEYVRLDEGHPEIYAYARTNEEQTLVVISNFSDHDVSFELPKTMIDKLNESRSVQLLIGNTMEEQVLTPTIALRPYASYMWLIHNN, encoded by the coding sequence ATGTTGAACCCAGAAACCCAGTCTCAAGACTGGTGGAGAACTTCGACGGTTTATCAAGTATATCCGAAGAGCTTCAACGATACGACCGGCCTAGGTACCGGCGATATACGCGGGCTCATGGAGAAGCTGGATTATATAAAAGGACTTGGCATCGACATTGTGTGGCTCCAGCCGGTGTATGTTTCTCCGCAAAATGATAACGGTTACGACGTAGCGGATTATTGCAGCATAGATCCTGCATACGGGATGATGGACGATTTCGATAAGCTTGTGGCCGAATTAAAAAAGCGAGACATGCATCTGATGATCGACATCGTCGTGAATCATTCATCGACCGAGCATCGATGGTTTAAAGAAGCGGTTTCCTCACGCGATAACCCGTATCGCGACTATTACATCTGGCGGGATCCGGCAGAAGACGGCGGCCCGCCGAATAACTGGCAATCCAAGTTCGGAGGGCCAGCTTGGCAGTATGACGAGGGATCAGGGCAATATTACTTGACATTGTTTGACAAAACGCAGGCAGACTTGAACTGGGAGAACGAGAAGGTCCGTGCGGAGGTTGTGGATATCCTCACCTATTGGGCGGAAAAGGGAGTCAGCGGATTCCGGATGGATGTCATCAATCTCATATCGAAGGATCCCAGTTTTCCCGATGACGACGGATCCGTGGCGCCGGGCGACGGACGCAGGTTTTATACGGACGGCCCCCGAGTGCACGAATACATTAAGGAATTGAACGAAAAAGTGTTCAAGCCTTACAATCTCGTCACGGTGGGAGAGATGTCCTCCACAATCTTGGAGCATTGCATTCGATACTCGAACCCGGAGGAGAATGAATTCTCCATGACGTTCAACTTCCACCACTTGAAGGTAGACTATCCCAACGGGCAAAAATGGGAGCTCAAGCCTTATGATTTTGAGGAGCTGAAAAGAGTGCTCTCCGATTGGCAAATCGGCATGCAGAAGGGCGGTGGCTGGAATGCCCTCTTCTGGAACAACCATGATCAGCCGCGAGCGCTGACCCGGTTCACCAATGATGGCAAATACCGCACGGAAAGTGCAAAGATGCTGGCCACAACGCTTCACGGGTTACAAGGCACCCCATATGTGTATCAAGGCGAAGAAATCGGCATGCCCGATCCGAAATGGAATGATATCTCCGAGTTTCGGGATATTGAATCATTAAACATGTACACCATTCTCCAGGAGCAGGGTAAAACGCCGGAGGAGGCTGCCCACATCGTCAAAGTGCGCTCGCGCGACAACTCCAGATTGCCTATGCTCTGGAATGACGGTGACCAAGCCGGATTTACGACGGGGACGCCTTGGATCAAGATCGATGAGCGGTATCCGCTGATCAATGCGCAATCCGAAGTGGAGAATCCGCAATCGATCTATCATCATTACCGGAAGCTGATTCAATTGCGAAAGAACCTTCCGGTTATTACGGACGGTGAATATGTTCGTCTGGATGAAGGTCATCCCGAAATTTATGCGTATGCCAGAACGAACGAGGAACAGACGCTTGTTGTCATTTCCAATTTCAGCGACCACGACGTTTCGTTCGAGCTTCCGAAGACGATGATAGACAAGCTGAACGAAAGTCGATCGGTTCAACTGTTAATCGGCAACACAATGGAAGAACAAGTCCTTACTCCAACCATTGCACTTCGACCGTATGCATCCTATATGTGGCTTATTCATAACAACTAA
- a CDS encoding response regulator transcription factor — MTARILIIEDETTIAQLERDYFELNGFMVDLCHTGNEGMKLALHEDYSLIIVDLQLPGMNGFELCSRIRKNKEVPILIVSAKNEEIDKIRAFNLGADDYITKPFSPSELVARAKAHLMRYVRLMGKQSPNPSSEIHIRGLVIDKSARRVFVRNQEVAFTTREFNLLEFLASHPNRVFNKTELFERIWGMDSSGDIATVTVHVRKLREKMELDPSNPQYIETVWGAGYRFSV; from the coding sequence ATGACGGCACGTATTCTCATCATTGAAGACGAGACAACCATCGCTCAGTTGGAGCGGGATTATTTCGAGTTGAACGGATTTATGGTTGATCTATGCCATACAGGCAATGAGGGTATGAAGCTTGCCCTTCATGAGGACTACAGCCTTATCATTGTGGACCTTCAGCTGCCCGGTATGAACGGCTTTGAATTATGCAGCCGCATCAGGAAGAACAAGGAGGTACCGATTCTGATCGTATCCGCCAAGAATGAAGAGATCGATAAAATCCGTGCCTTCAATCTCGGTGCCGACGATTACATTACCAAGCCGTTCAGCCCGAGCGAATTAGTCGCAAGAGCCAAAGCCCATTTGATGAGATATGTGAGGCTTATGGGCAAGCAAAGCCCAAATCCAAGCTCAGAAATTCATATTCGCGGTTTGGTTATCGATAAATCGGCGCGAAGAGTGTTCGTACGCAATCAGGAGGTCGCGTTCACAACCAGGGAGTTTAACTTGCTGGAATTTCTGGCTAGTCATCCGAACCGGGTGTTTAACAAAACGGAACTGTTTGAACGGATATGGGGCATGGATTCCAGCGGGGATATTGCAACCGTAACCGTCCATGTCCGTAAGCTGCGCGAAAAGATGGAGCTGGATCCATCCAATCCGCAGTACATTGAAACGGTCTGGGGGGCTGGCTACCGCTTTTCGGTTTAA
- a CDS encoding phosphotransferase enzyme family protein: MRNEQLQEILNEYDIREAEIAFIRHNENRTYKVKGHDGSTYLLRIHQPFKDGMAGQQHTYEGLMGELQMLEHLSDRNHLLVQRPVRNREGELITVIEHEGKRWNSSVLTWLEGRDLHKDDVSDPVLVEKLGARIAELHKFYSQYEPEGLDKRPSQGIAYNQYMIEVIQQGLAKDLFTSTDVSIIEETISLINARLEDNRNVEAWGLIHGDLSLGNIIMTSDGELCFIDFGFFGPGYDYTDVAMGAMMVPSELRDIFLKGYYGHDHTGEDKLVLLEGFMLLAIIGYYVFQMENESVHAWMRERMPKLCADYCTPYLAGERIFYSV; encoded by the coding sequence ATGCGAAATGAACAGCTGCAGGAAATTTTGAATGAATACGATATCCGTGAAGCGGAGATTGCGTTTATTCGGCATAATGAAAATCGAACCTACAAGGTAAAAGGCCATGACGGAAGTACATATCTGCTGCGCATTCATCAACCGTTCAAAGACGGCATGGCAGGTCAGCAGCATACTTACGAAGGTCTAATGGGTGAGCTGCAAATGCTGGAGCACTTGTCAGACCGAAATCATCTGCTTGTCCAAAGGCCTGTGCGTAATCGGGAAGGTGAGCTGATCACGGTCATCGAACACGAGGGGAAGCGTTGGAACAGCTCCGTGCTTACCTGGCTGGAAGGAAGAGACTTGCATAAGGATGACGTAAGCGACCCGGTATTGGTCGAGAAGCTGGGGGCTCGCATTGCAGAGCTGCACAAATTCTATAGCCAATACGAGCCGGAGGGCCTGGACAAGCGTCCGAGTCAGGGGATTGCCTACAATCAATATATGATCGAGGTTATACAGCAAGGATTAGCGAAAGATTTGTTTACTTCCACCGATGTTTCCATTATTGAAGAAACCATATCGTTGATTAACGCGCGCCTTGAGGACAATAGGAACGTTGAGGCTTGGGGGCTTATCCACGGTGATTTAAGCTTGGGGAATATCATCATGACCTCGGATGGAGAACTGTGTTTTATCGATTTTGGTTTTTTCGGACCAGGATATGATTACACGGATGTTGCAATGGGTGCCATGATGGTTCCTTCAGAGCTTCGGGATATATTCCTGAAAGGGTATTATGGCCATGATCACACGGGAGAAGATAAGCTTGTTCTGTTAGAAGGTTTCATGCTGCTGGCCATTATCGGATACTATGTCTTTCAGATGGAGAATGAATCGGTGCATGCATGGATGCGTGAACGAATGCCGAAGCTGTGCGCCGATTACTGTACGCCTTATTTAGCGGGTGAACGCATATTTTATTCCGTATAA
- a CDS encoding amidohydrolase, giving the protein MSTAFWLTNARLESGYEVQDGVITGTKTEIRHIFIEDGKIAKIVASDTTITDEWPQHDVKGLLLLPSFIEKHCHLDKTLLGDRWRSVTPVSSIFERLAIEKATLPSLDTLTQERAERLLEMYLESGVTHVRTHVDIYPEAGLDNLEAVQQALRSFEGKLSYEIVAFPQHGLLRSKSTELVRQALRRGASLVGGVDPATVDGDIEASLQEMVELAVEANAGIDLHLHDAHHLGTFTMKRLAQLTIEAGLQGKVAISHAFGLGDIPSSQAQEMGDLLADAGVAVITSVPIGRNFPPVGLLHERGVEVAVGCDNIFDVWSPFGNGDVLERAGRLAEISRWVDERALAQTLQYITGGITPLNHDGEQVWPQVGDVASIVVVEASCSAEAVARRSKRVATMFQGHIVSGSL; this is encoded by the coding sequence ATGAGTACAGCATTTTGGCTAACCAATGCCCGGTTAGAAAGCGGTTATGAAGTTCAAGATGGCGTTATTACGGGAACAAAGACGGAGATTCGCCATATATTCATAGAAGATGGGAAAATCGCGAAAATTGTAGCTTCGGACACAACGATAACAGACGAGTGGCCGCAGCACGATGTGAAGGGTTTATTGCTTCTGCCATCCTTTATCGAAAAGCACTGCCATTTGGATAAAACGCTGCTTGGTGACCGATGGCGTTCCGTTACGCCGGTTTCCAGTATTTTCGAACGTTTGGCAATCGAGAAAGCGACGCTTCCTTCGCTGGATACCTTAACGCAGGAACGTGCGGAACGGCTGCTTGAAATGTACCTGGAGTCCGGGGTGACACATGTCCGAACGCATGTCGATATTTATCCGGAAGCCGGATTAGACAATTTAGAAGCGGTACAACAGGCACTACGCTCGTTTGAAGGAAAGTTATCTTATGAGATCGTAGCTTTTCCGCAGCATGGTTTGCTGCGCTCGAAATCAACGGAGTTAGTAAGACAAGCACTTCGCAGAGGAGCAAGCCTGGTCGGCGGAGTTGATCCGGCGACGGTGGATGGCGATATCGAAGCTTCCTTGCAGGAAATGGTGGAGCTCGCCGTGGAAGCCAATGCAGGCATTGATCTGCATCTGCATGATGCCCATCATCTGGGAACCTTCACCATGAAGCGGTTAGCACAGCTGACCATCGAGGCGGGTCTGCAGGGCAAGGTGGCGATCAGCCATGCCTTCGGACTGGGCGATATTCCATCATCCCAAGCACAGGAAATGGGGGACTTGCTCGCTGATGCGGGGGTCGCCGTTATTACGAGTGTGCCCATTGGCCGGAACTTTCCGCCGGTTGGTTTGCTGCACGAGCGAGGTGTAGAAGTGGCCGTCGGATGCGACAACATTTTTGATGTGTGGTCTCCCTTCGGAAATGGGGATGTGCTGGAGCGCGCCGGCCGACTGGCCGAAATATCCAGATGGGTGGATGAACGCGCTCTAGCGCAAACGCTTCAATATATTACCGGTGGCATTACACCGCTGAATCATGATGGGGAGCAGGTGTGGCCGCAGGTCGGAGACGTCGCCAGCATCGTAGTGGTCGAAGCTTCTTGTTCTGCTGAAGCCGTTGCGAGAAGATCCAAACGCGTGGCGACGATGTTTCAGGGACACATCGTTTCCGGTTCGCTTTAG
- a CDS encoding S-layer homology domain-containing protein: MKTYSNKLAAMIVAAALGTASLPLHVLQVEAAGAPLAVQDIEQATQVLSQLRVMQGYQDGSMGITSPITRAELAKMLVLAFGLEGRGETEPSFTDVNPNAWYERYASELVAQDIMQAPDGRFDPRGTVAHAELVQMVSKALKRDAKSVDYWAKRFYSEEGQTTRGQAAYLISNAHEAIPSEKAKITSVRALNAITLIVTFDAPLTTDNEAFAKAKEDFKFDNGLELTNMPRLKTGSISTYIVPTSVQKPGTSYTFTYKGKTAGAFTGNSTKLDMTEVRQVAQDTFELEALKANGVVDYGYVISAYSGGRGTNAFVLDENNSADGKVYQIISSGQGREVMITPAGGQPIVAKYVPFTQSTDGKQEPKFRLPEGQTLTPGVTYTVTSDWAQIANPTFVAESFEPLDIIGAEAIGDSSVSITLSEDPEDELFSGRSIELIDTEGGKLMATYKYSSRKGAVGVFDLNQEGKLKPGTTYTIKPVGKWAGETTAVLTVN, translated from the coding sequence ATGAAAACATATTCTAATAAACTGGCGGCCATGATAGTGGCAGCTGCTCTGGGAACGGCTTCGCTGCCGTTGCATGTTCTGCAAGTCGAGGCTGCGGGAGCTCCGCTGGCTGTCCAAGATATAGAGCAAGCCACTCAAGTATTGTCCCAGCTTCGCGTGATGCAGGGTTACCAGGATGGCTCGATGGGGATAACCAGTCCGATCACGCGGGCAGAGCTGGCGAAAATGCTTGTACTTGCGTTTGGTCTTGAAGGCAGAGGGGAGACAGAGCCAAGCTTCACGGATGTGAATCCAAACGCGTGGTATGAGCGGTACGCATCCGAGCTGGTGGCGCAAGATATTATGCAGGCACCTGACGGCCGTTTTGACCCGCGAGGAACCGTTGCCCACGCCGAGCTGGTACAAATGGTGTCTAAGGCTTTGAAACGCGATGCCAAGTCCGTGGATTACTGGGCAAAGCGTTTTTATTCCGAGGAAGGCCAAACCACTCGTGGTCAAGCTGCCTACTTGATCAGCAATGCCCATGAGGCGATTCCGTCAGAAAAAGCCAAAATCACCAGTGTCCGCGCACTGAATGCGATAACCCTGATCGTCACTTTTGATGCTCCATTGACCACAGACAATGAGGCGTTTGCCAAAGCCAAAGAAGATTTTAAATTTGACAATGGACTAGAACTCACCAACATGCCGCGTTTAAAGACGGGCTCCATATCCACTTACATCGTCCCAACCTCCGTTCAAAAACCGGGTACATCGTATACGTTTACCTATAAAGGGAAAACAGCAGGTGCATTTACAGGTAATAGCACGAAGTTGGACATGACAGAGGTTAGACAAGTGGCTCAGGATACGTTTGAGTTGGAGGCACTCAAAGCGAACGGCGTCGTTGACTACGGTTATGTTATTTCCGCTTATAGCGGGGGCCGCGGAACCAATGCATTCGTGTTGGATGAGAACAACAGCGCGGATGGAAAAGTCTATCAGATCATCTCGTCTGGGCAGGGCAGAGAAGTCATGATTACGCCTGCAGGCGGACAACCTATCGTGGCCAAATACGTACCCTTCACCCAGTCCACGGATGGCAAACAAGAACCGAAATTCCGTTTGCCTGAAGGCCAGACGCTGACGCCGGGTGTTACCTATACCGTTACCTCGGATTGGGCACAGATTGCGAACCCGACTTTCGTTGCGGAGAGTTTCGAACCGCTGGATATCATCGGAGCCGAGGCGATCGGTGACAGCTCCGTTTCCATTACATTATCCGAGGACCCTGAAGATGAGCTGTTCTCCGGTCGGAGCATCGAATTGATTGACACAGAGGGCGGCAAGCTTATGGCAACCTATAAATATTCAAGCCGCAAAGGTGCAGTAGGCGTGTTCGATCTTAATCAGGAGGGCAAACTGAAGCCAGGAACGACCTATACGATTAAACCGGTCGGCAAATGGGCAGGCGAAACAACGGCGGTTCTGACCGTGAATTAA
- a CDS encoding SMI1/KNR4 family protein, which yields MEIRDYIKQGFETYYAKYSQVTEEGFCRWMRPDVPAEMKVVDNDEEWSIWKLVPSVVSEDHLGAMEEEYGLTFPEWYKAFISTYHHYFDVIPEQAVDEPLDNVRHMYNPLLCRLGYLPFTWDEEYGKIWCIDLREDAGEGYGAIYEIEHEILFDLDEERTDHAKLKESLIFLYPDFKAYFDHTFLEG from the coding sequence ATGGAAATACGCGATTATATTAAACAAGGGTTTGAGACCTATTACGCTAAATATAGTCAAGTGACGGAGGAGGGATTCTGCAGGTGGATGCGTCCCGACGTTCCTGCAGAGATGAAAGTCGTCGATAACGATGAGGAGTGGTCCATATGGAAATTGGTTCCTTCCGTTGTGAGTGAGGATCATCTTGGGGCGATGGAAGAAGAATATGGATTGACATTTCCGGAGTGGTATAAAGCATTCATCTCCACGTATCATCATTACTTTGACGTCATACCTGAACAAGCAGTTGACGAGCCGCTGGATAATGTCAGGCACATGTACAATCCCTTGTTGTGCCGGCTGGGATACCTTCCTTTTACATGGGACGAAGAGTACGGAAAGATATGGTGTATCGATCTAAGAGAGGACGCAGGCGAGGGTTACGGAGCGATCTATGAGATCGAACATGAAATCTTGTTTGATCTGGATGAGGAACGAACGGATCATGCCAAGCTTAAAGAGTCGCTGATATTTTTATATCCGGATTTCAAGGCGTATTTCGACCATACGTTCCTGGAAGGTTGA